The nucleotide sequence CCGAGGTTTCGGAAACTTTGCTAGGGACCTGCACTCGCGGGATACCGGCAGGATCAACAAAACTTCCGGGCCTGATCGTACTTGCTAAGACCAATCCGATCGAGACCGCTAATATCGTGGTAAATACGAAGTATAAGAACGCCTTTAATCCGAAACTTTTCAGATTCTCGAGTGTTTCACCGGCATGTATCCCTAGTACAATGGAGCAAAAGACTAAAGGGATCATGATGATCTGCAATAAGATCAGGAAAAAATGGCCCGGAAGCCCTAACCAAGAAACGATAGGCGTCGAATATTCTATGGTTACTAAGGAATTTTCCGGACTTAGATAAAGGCCCGTTAAAAGTCCGGATACCAAACCTAACAAAACTCTGAACCAGAGTTTCTCTAAAGGAAGAAATCGAATAACATTCGGAAGGTTTCGGTTCGGCTCAACGGACATACTCGACAGAATAGGAGTTGTATTCTTATTTTTCTATTGATTTTTCCCTTTTCAAAATGATAGTGAAGGCTTTAGCCGATTTTTTACCGATTCTGAAGATGTATTCCGGAACCGGTAAACTAAAAATAAAAGATTCGGTTTGAAGTCAGTTTCGATCATCGGCGTTCGAGTGCCTACAGGAGTTTATGGGGTTAAATCCGATTTCTTGGGACCTAGTCCTTTTTAATTATTATTCGTTTGGAAGTTTATTGGTCACTTTGACCACCATATTCCTCGGGATTTTCTTTCTTACCTTAAAGAATAGGACGATTGCCACCACTCAACTTGGGATCGGCTTCATTCTATTAGGTGTATTTGAGACCGGATACTTTTTAGCAGCCTTCTTATACCATCCCATTGCAGCGTACCATCGTTGGATGACCGGCGGGTTTATTCTTTTTTCTATAGCTCATTTCACTCAATTCTTACTTAGGTTTCCGGGAAATAGCAACCAACGTATAGCAAGATGGGTTTTGATCGTAGAACATTCGGTTGCTGCGATCACTGTAAGCTTATTTATTTACTTCACCTATATTTCCGAAAAGATCTATCACTTCACTGCACATCATTGGGATTTTAACGCATTCGATGCTAGCCGCTATCTTGCAGTGGTGATCGGAATCTTCTCGATCGTAGGTTTTGTCATCGTTCCTGCTTGGAGAGTTGTGATTACCAAGGACAAGAGAAGGATCGCCCTTTTTATGTTCACTATAGGGTTCTTGATCGCAGCAATCTATCCGAATATTTCGAATATTCTCAGCCGAGACGGGGTGATGGAGCGGTCCACTTACATGACTTCGAACGTCATCCTCTTCTTGACTGCATTTTCTTTCTTAGTTATTGCATTTATCAATAATAGTGCGGAACGTACTACCTTCATGGTTAAGATCGTAGGGATCACACTCTTTACGATCTGTTTGATCATGCAGGCTTTGGTGTATATCTCCAGTCAGGAAAAAGACGCAGAATACGATAGTTTGCGTATGGTGAATATCGAAAGGGCTTTGGAGAACGGGGTCAAATCGGGAGATATAGAGTATGCTTTCCATTGGGATGACTCCAAGGAAAGTTTAAATTCTTCTGAATATGATCCCAATAAGGAATTGGATCTCAAACAGATAGAGGCAGACCTACAAAATATCACCACTTATGAGGAGATCCGAAATTTAAAAGAGGAAGGGTTTAGAAATTCCTTAAATTCCATTCTGGACAGAAGCCATACGTACTTCGGCGGTTATAAACGTTTTATCCAAAAGTTATTGGAGGAAAAACAAGACCTCTCCGATGCAGAACTTAAAAAACTCATTTTAGAAAATGCAGAACAATGGAACAAGCGTGCGTTCGTTTCTACAAATCGATTAGAAGCGATCGTAGGAGGATCTTTCTGCAAGAAGGGAAGAGACTTTGTGAAGGGTTTGGGAGATTCGGAGTTCGGTTTTAAGGACGAAATTTTCTCCCATTGGTCCGAAGATTGTCTTTGGGATGGAAAAGAATTAGACCAATCCCAGATCCGGTCCGAAGTTCTACGATATTTCAGGTATTTTAAACCGAGCGAGACACGTCACTACAGAAGAAGTAAGGATGGAACAGGGCATTACGTTGCTTTCATGAAATTCCAACCTGAGAAACAACAAATGAGCGAGGTTGGGTTCTCTTATAGATTGTATAGGGATTTTATGCATCCGACAGCGGTGAAACAAACCGGTATTTTGTTGGCGGTGATCTTTATCGTTCTCGCGTTATTCCCTCTTTTCTTTAAGAACAGTTTAGTGGATCCTTTGAATAGTCTTCTTTCCGGGGTGGAAAAAGTAAACAAGGGAGATCTGGATGTAGTAGTTCCGGTTAAGGTACGGGATGAGATCGGATTCTTGGCGGATTCATTCAACGCGATGGTTTCTTCTATCAAACAAGCCAGAAGAGAACTCCAAGACTACGCCGAAAATCTGGAAGAAAAAGTCCGTGAAAGAACTAGAGAAGTCCAAGAGAAGATGGAGGAAGTCCAGCGTCTCAAGGTGCAACAGGACGGGGACTATTTTTTAACTTCCTTATTAGCAAAACCTCTCTTTTATAACGCGAATAAATCTAAATTGGTTTCTACGGATTTTATTATCCGCCAAAAGAAACAATTCGAGTTCAGGGGAAAACATTCCGACTTAGGGGGAGATATTTGTGTCACCGGAAATCTTAGACTAGGGCGTCCCGATTCATTTAAACGTTATACTGTTTCTATGAATGGCGATGCCATGGGTAAATCCATGCAAGGTGCCGGTGGGGCTTTGGTGATGGGGGTTGTGATGAACTCCATCCTCGCGCGTTCAGCCGCAAATAACAGAATTCTAGATGTAACCCCTGAACAATGGCTGACTGAAATTTACAATGAGATCCACGCTGTCTTCAAATCTTTCAATGGATCTATGGTAATCTCTGCATCACTCTATCTAATAGAAGATGAAACCGGAAAGTGTTGGTATTTCAACGCAGAACACCCTTACTCCGTATTATATAGAGATGGTAAAGCTAGCTTTATCGAGGACGGACTCACCCTTAGAAAATTAGGTCTGGATTCTGAATTCGAATTTAAGGTAAGAAGTTTTCAACTTAAAAAAGGTGATATTATCATCCTTGGCTCGGACGGTAGGGACGATGTTGATCTAACTCCTGAAGAGACGATCCGGACCATCAATGAAGATGAGATGTTGTTCCTTCGCCATGTAGAAAATGCAAAAGCAAATCTCGAAGATATAGAAACGGAAATCCGTAGGACCGGTGAGCTCACAGACGACCTTTCCCTTCTTAAGATAGAGTTCCAAGGGGAACCTAAAAACGACGAGATCGAAGAAATTTTCGAATCGACGGATCATATCGACAAGGCTTTAAATACCGATTCGGTTTACGAAGATGCTAAGAAGATGTACAAAACGGGACGTTTGGAGGAAGCATTAGAACTTCTGAAGACAGGTTATATGCATGATAGCGCTAACCAAAGGTTAAACAAACTTTTGGGACTTCTGAGTTTTAAAGGTAAAGACTATAATACTGCGGTAGAAGTTCTGAATAACTACCTAGGAACGGATCCGGATCTTCACGAGTATTGGTTCTATCTATCTATCGCGAATAAAAAGATGGGTAAATACGACCAGGCTTTGGCAGCAAGTTTGAAACTTTTGGAAATCGATCCTAATAATATTTCCAATACGATCAATCTATCCGATATTTATCGACTTATGGAAATGTACGATAAAGCGGAAGAATATGCTCGAAAAGTATTACAAAAAGAACCCGGGAACGAGAACGCTCATAAACTGATACGTTTGATAGAGAGAGATCGTTGATAAACGGTTTCTTACTAAACTTCGCTTTTTGGACGCGGATCGGGATACTTTCCGCATTTTTCCTTTTTGTTATTCCTCTACTTTCTCAAAGTAAGAAGTCAACCAAAGTAAACGAATCAAACTTCTCCTTTAGATTAAAAGGAGGAGATATTAAACTCTCCGTTAGAAACGAGACCGAGTTGAAAGAGTGGGATAAATACGCTTCCGATAAAACAAAAAAGATCCTGGATGCTTATGAGTCGTATCTTGGGATTTCGTTCCATCAGGCTTCTTCGCCAATATTTAAAACTCTTCCTTCTTCGGAAAAAGATAAGATACGATTGATTTTAAAAGATACGGTGTTTCTGAATGGGACTCGAGTTGGAGGATATAATAATGTATCCGGAGAATTGGGAAAAGAACTAGGGATTTTTATGGAATTGGGCCTGGTGCCACCCGGTTATCCCGCATTACTTTTACATGAGTTGGGGCATTATTATTTTACAGAACCTTCCTGGTTAAGCGAAGGGATCGTTTCCTATCTTCCCTACCTTTTGTCCAAAAGAGGTTATCTGAAACTGGATGCGGATGAACTCCAATCCGTAACGGAAGAATGGAGTCTTGCCGAAACAATTCCCAAAAACGATCCGCCTCTTTCTAAAGACTTTCATCTTTCCAATCCTAGTTTAGGGCCTTGGTTCTATTCCAAGTCGGTCCGCACTCAGTTTATCCTTCACAAAGAACTGGGCTACGAAGGTTATAAATCATTTCTAAAGCAGGTAGCTTCTTCATCCGAAATATTGAATACTGAACAAATTTTTAAAATTTTGAATCAGGTTCAGAGAAAGGATTGGAATAAGATCCTGCAAGGTTGGGTGGAACCAGGAGCATACGGTATTTATCCTCCGACTTCCTTTATGAAAATCCAAGAGATTGAGAAACTTTAAGCTTGCTTTTTATATTGCATTCGTTATACAAAATAGTGAATTCTAAACGAATATCTTTTTTGATTTGATCTGATCGGTTCCGGCTTTAATATAATCCATTTATAAGAGCTTGTCTCGATGAGCCAAACTTGAAACCCGGTCCAAAAGCCGGATTATTTAGAGCCTTTCCTTATTGCTTGCATGGAAATTTTTTCAATCTTACAAAACGATGTTCTGCTGAACTATTATTCTTTCGGAAGCTTGCTATCGATTTTAGCTTTCTTATTCACTTCCTTATTCTTCCTCTTCTTAAAAGAAAAATCCTCAAGCACAATGCATCTTGCATTAGGGGCTTTGTTTTTTTCCTTCTTCTGTTCCGGATATTTTTTCGCCGCATTCCTGTATAACCCGATCGCTGCCTATCATAGATGGTTGACTGTCGGATTTATTTTGCCTGCGCTTATACACCTGGGTCAATTCCTGGCACGTTATCCCCAAAACGCGAATCCTAAAATGAATCGAAATCTCACGATCGGGATGTACGTGGTTGCAGCTATCGGGATTTCTTATTTTTATTATATTACTCTTAGTTCTCCGAGGAAATATCACTTCACCGCTCATCACTGGGATTTTAATGCGGAAAAGGCTTCTTCTCTTATTGCAGTTTTGATCGGCTTATTCGTTTTGATCTCCTTTTTAATTCTTCCTATCTATAGGATGACCAAAACCAAAGGTAGGATCCGCTTTGCGATCGGTGGTTTTATGGCGGCCCTTTTGGCGGGAGGTGTGGTTCCCGCACTTACGAATATTCTCAGCCGAGACGGATGGATTGAGCGTTCCACATATTTAACGTCTATCGTACTTTTGATGACTTTAGGGATCTTTTTGATCCTGGTAATCTTCCTGAACTTTAGCGAAGAAAAAACCACCTTCATGGTAAAGATCGTAGGTATTACCTTCGTGACCTTGATGCTGATCATGCAAGCTTTGGTATTCATTTCCAACCGAGATAAGGAGTCTGAATATGATACAAAAAGTATCGTAAACATGGCAAGAGCCTTAGAAGGCGGAAAACAGATCCCGGAAATGCAATATATAGTCCAATGGGAAGGCGGATCCAAGAACGTGGATTATTCCCGCTACGATAATCAGTACGATTTGAGACTTCCCCAATTGGAGATAGACTTTAAGAATACAATCATCTACGAACATATAAAACTACTGGCGGAAGAAGGTTTTAGAAATTCCGTTAAAAAAAATCTAAAAGATACGCACGAATATTTCAGCGGGTATAAGGCTTCTATCCTAAAGTTTTTGGATGATAATCCTAATTTGGAAGGAAAAGAATTAAAAACAAAATTATTAGATCATTTGAATTCATTAAACACCGCAGTGTTCGTAACTTCTAACAAGTTGGATTATATCTTTCCCAAAGATTTCTGCGTGGACGGTAGAAATTATCTAAAAGGTATCAATACCAAAGGTGTCATTCCTTTCAAAGAACATCTTCTCCAAAAATGGAAGGAGAAGAACGGGACTTGTACCTTTGATGAAAAGGATCTGTTAATCGGTCATTTAAAGGCGGAAATCCTTTTGTATTTCCGTCCATTCCAACCTGCGTTGTATCGACATTACCGAAAAAGTTTGGATGAACATCAACACTTCGTAACATATATACATTATGATGTGAAGAAAGATGTGGTCAGTGAAGTAGGTTACTCATATCGCAAATATAGGGAATTTATGCATCCAACTGCGGCCAAACAAACCCTTATTTTGGGCTTAGTTTTGGTGGTTGTATTTTTCATATTCCCTCTCTTCTTCCGACAAAGTTTGATCACTCCGCTGAACAGACTTTTATCCGGGGTGGAAAAAGTTAACTTGGGTGCCTTGGATGTACAGGTTAGAGTAGACTTAAAAGACGAGATCGGTTTCCTATCCGAATCATTCAATAACATGGTGACTTCCATTCGAAAAGCTAGGGGAGAACTCCAAGACTATGCGGAACACTTAGCTACCAAGGTAAGAGAAAGAACCAGAGAACTTTCCGAAAAAATAGATGAATTACAGCGCCTAAAAGTACAACAGGACGGTGATTATTTCCTTACTTCCTTATTGGCAAAACCGCTTTTTTATAATGCGAATAAATCTTCAAAAGTAAGTACTAATTTTATTCTTCGTCAAAAGAAACAATTCGAGTTCAAAGGCAAACGTGCGGACTTGGGTGGAGATCTTTGCGTAACTGGAAATCTTCGTCTCGGAAAGGAGAACGATTATAAACGTTATACCTTCGCCATGAACGGAGATGCGATGGGTAAGTCCATGCAGGGAGCGGGAGGATCGCTTGTCATGGGAGTTGTGATCAACTCTATTCTCGCAAGATCCGC is from Leptospira sp. WS58.C1 and encodes:
- a CDS encoding SpoIIE family protein phosphatase, which encodes MGLNPISWDLVLFNYYSFGSLLVTLTTIFLGIFFLTLKNRTIATTQLGIGFILLGVFETGYFLAAFLYHPIAAYHRWMTGGFILFSIAHFTQFLLRFPGNSNQRIARWVLIVEHSVAAITVSLFIYFTYISEKIYHFTAHHWDFNAFDASRYLAVVIGIFSIVGFVIVPAWRVVITKDKRRIALFMFTIGFLIAAIYPNISNILSRDGVMERSTYMTSNVILFLTAFSFLVIAFINNSAERTTFMVKIVGITLFTICLIMQALVYISSQEKDAEYDSLRMVNIERALENGVKSGDIEYAFHWDDSKESLNSSEYDPNKELDLKQIEADLQNITTYEEIRNLKEEGFRNSLNSILDRSHTYFGGYKRFIQKLLEEKQDLSDAELKKLILENAEQWNKRAFVSTNRLEAIVGGSFCKKGRDFVKGLGDSEFGFKDEIFSHWSEDCLWDGKELDQSQIRSEVLRYFRYFKPSETRHYRRSKDGTGHYVAFMKFQPEKQQMSEVGFSYRLYRDFMHPTAVKQTGILLAVIFIVLALFPLFFKNSLVDPLNSLLSGVEKVNKGDLDVVVPVKVRDEIGFLADSFNAMVSSIKQARRELQDYAENLEEKVRERTREVQEKMEEVQRLKVQQDGDYFLTSLLAKPLFYNANKSKLVSTDFIIRQKKQFEFRGKHSDLGGDICVTGNLRLGRPDSFKRYTVSMNGDAMGKSMQGAGGALVMGVVMNSILARSAANNRILDVTPEQWLTEIYNEIHAVFKSFNGSMVISASLYLIEDETGKCWYFNAEHPYSVLYRDGKASFIEDGLTLRKLGLDSEFEFKVRSFQLKKGDIIILGSDGRDDVDLTPEETIRTINEDEMLFLRHVENAKANLEDIETEIRRTGELTDDLSLLKIEFQGEPKNDEIEEIFESTDHIDKALNTDSVYEDAKKMYKTGRLEEALELLKTGYMHDSANQRLNKLLGLLSFKGKDYNTAVEVLNNYLGTDPDLHEYWFYLSIANKKMGKYDQALAASLKLLEIDPNNISNTINLSDIYRLMEMYDKAEEYARKVLQKEPGNENAHKLIRLIERDR
- a CDS encoding SpoIIE family protein phosphatase — protein: MEIFSILQNDVLLNYYSFGSLLSILAFLFTSLFFLFLKEKSSSTMHLALGALFFSFFCSGYFFAAFLYNPIAAYHRWLTVGFILPALIHLGQFLARYPQNANPKMNRNLTIGMYVVAAIGISYFYYITLSSPRKYHFTAHHWDFNAEKASSLIAVLIGLFVLISFLILPIYRMTKTKGRIRFAIGGFMAALLAGGVVPALTNILSRDGWIERSTYLTSIVLLMTLGIFLILVIFLNFSEEKTTFMVKIVGITFVTLMLIMQALVFISNRDKESEYDTKSIVNMARALEGGKQIPEMQYIVQWEGGSKNVDYSRYDNQYDLRLPQLEIDFKNTIIYEHIKLLAEEGFRNSVKKNLKDTHEYFSGYKASILKFLDDNPNLEGKELKTKLLDHLNSLNTAVFVTSNKLDYIFPKDFCVDGRNYLKGINTKGVIPFKEHLLQKWKEKNGTCTFDEKDLLIGHLKAEILLYFRPFQPALYRHYRKSLDEHQHFVTYIHYDVKKDVVSEVGYSYRKYREFMHPTAAKQTLILGLVLVVVFFIFPLFFRQSLITPLNRLLSGVEKVNLGALDVQVRVDLKDEIGFLSESFNNMVTSIRKARGELQDYAEHLATKVRERTRELSEKIDELQRLKVQQDGDYFLTSLLAKPLFYNANKSSKVSTNFILRQKKQFEFKGKRADLGGDLCVTGNLRLGKENDYKRYTFAMNGDAMGKSMQGAGGSLVMGVVINSILARSAANDRVLDTTPSEFLTEIYKEMQSVFKSFNGSMVISGTFIVIEDETGKFWYFNAEHPFSVMYRDGRAGFLETGLTLRKIGLDSEYEFKVHSGRLEPGDVLIIGSDGKDDLDLTPEKEVRTINEDEMLFLQMVEKGQGDLERIEEEILKVGELTDDLSLLRVEYSPVASPENDGKEDELSDPFDWKFIYKKAKEDYMGGRLSEALGALEGLYKSDPQNTKVTKLLGLLSFKGKNYGKAVEVLNKYLGSDPDLVEYWYYLSLANRRIGRMDEAILAAKRMEELQPDNSMNLINLSDLYRQTEQFDLALEYAHLALEKDPEDENAQKLVRLIERDRKAS